The following nucleotide sequence is from Planctomycetaceae bacterium.
CCCGGCCGCGCCCCCGAGCGGATTCGTGGCATCGTGCAGCGCTACGGCAACCCTAGCCCGCAACGGATGATGCGCGAGTTGATGGGGACGGATTTCGGCAGTCTTGTGGGTGAGTTGCACCGTTACGCCAAGGGCGATCCCCTGTCCGGCGTGATTCACGAATTCTTATCCTCCCTGGGCCCCTCCGGAAAACTCATCAAGGCCCTGATTTCGGGAGGCAGCGCCAAGGCGGGCATCGAGCGGGAGCTCCAGTCCGCCATGGCGCTCATTCGTTCCTTCGGCGGCGAGGTCATTCCGCCCAAGGCCGGCGAGTGGGGCACCACAGAAGACGCGATGCGCGGCATCGAGGCGGCTCGCCAGCGGCTCGAAGGACTGGGCTACACGGTCATCGGGCCAGGCGAAAAGCGGCCTGTCCGCATGCCCGAGACGCAACGGCGGGGCAAGCAATACGAAGTGCCGATGAGCGAGGGCCGCGGCCGGCGATTCCCCGCCGATCATCCCATCGTGACCGGCGAGATGGTCGAGGCGCAATCCTCCAACGTGCATAGCTTTGGATACGACCAGCGGGACGCCTCGCTCTTTGTGCGGTTTCTGGGCGGGACGCGCATGGAGCGGGGCGGGCCCGGGTCGCTGTACCGCTATGCCAACGTCACCCCCGAGGAATTCCTCTCCCTCTACGCCACGCGCGGCGGAGGGGCCGGGGATTGGGTGTGGGACCATCTTCGCGTCCGGGGCACAGTGAGCGGGCACCGCAAGGACTACGAACTCGTCGGCATCACGGGCAATTACGTGCCGCGCAAGGCCACGGTCATGCCCGTGCCGGGCGGTGGCGTCGAGGAGTGGTTTATCCGCCGGCAGGTGAAGACGCATACAGGGAAGTGGCGGAAGTCGGCATTACCGGATGAAGTGGCGGTGCCGTTCGGCACGCTGGGGCCACCCCAGTTGACGGGCACCCGAGGCGCGCGTGGACCACAGGGACCACGGGGACCAGGGCGAGGGTAACGTTACTAACCAACACGGGCGGACCAATGAAACGATTTCGGCAATGGTGGCGAGGGTGCTACAAACGCTTGCGGGTTTGGAAAAACCTCCGGCGCTACGGGACGCGATCAAAATTCATTCACAACGAACACCTGACGGCATTTGCCAACGATCTCGGCTACGAGCGTCGAGCTGGCACTACCGTCGAACAGGGACCGCTTGCGCTCAAACGGAGGGCGTATCCCGTTGGCGTGAAAGACTCCTGGCATCACCGAAGCATCAAACACAACATCAGGGCCACGATGCGCGGCCTCGACGAGCGGTATGCCGCCCACGCATGGAAACAACCGCTGTTTCGCCGCCTGGAGGTGATGGAGGACGAAACGACGGGAGAAGTGCTGTTGGTCGAGTATACGAATTACTGAAAACAATGCCCCGCGCGTCCACGGCGGGGTGGGCTGATTCCGCCGTGCAAAGGTCGGGTGTGCCCGACGACGCGCGGGGCACTAAAGACCTCCATTTCGGGCGGTAGAAGCGAACACGGCTATGAGCATTTCCACGGCCACGGGCTACAACTCCGGCAGCAACCCCACGCAGCGTCCCGCCTCGATCCTGGCGGACCTGAAGCCGGGCGGGAGCGACAAGGATCCCGCTTCCACGATCCCCGGCATGCCGCCCAATTTTGGCGACTTCACGATTCCGCACGTCGTCAGCTTCCAGGGCATCATTTCGTCGGTTTCGCGTGTGTACCGCCCCAGCGACGAGGCCGTGAAGCACTCTTATGACAATGCCCGCTTCATGCTCAACGACGCCTCGATTTGCGAGTGCCTGGAGCAGCGGCAGCGCTCCGCCGCGCTGTTGAACTGGCACTTGGAGCCAGAGGATCCCCGCAATCCCGAGCAGAAACAGCTTGCCGAGGACATGACCGCGATCCTCAAAGGCATCCCGAATTTCATGCAGTACCGGGAGGTCTTGCAGTACGCAATCTGGTACGGCAAGTACGGCGTTCAGCACCGCTACCGCTGGCAGAAGGTTCGCGGGCAGATGCGAATCGTGCCGGCCGAGTGGAAGCCGATCAACGGCGACAAGATCGTGTACCGTTACGACGATGGCACGCGGCAGTACGACCCCAACCAGGTCGGCATCCGCGTGGGCGCGGGCTACGCCACCGGGAGCACGATTACGGGCCGCTGGGAAGGCCAGAGCAAGCGGAAGATCGAGCCCACCGACTACGGGTTGGCCTACTTCCTGGAGCCCTGGGAACGCCGCATGCTCTGCATCCACAAGCACCGCATCGAAGACGGCGAGTATGAGGATCCGCAGTCTGCCGGTCGCGTCCACGGCGTGGGCATCCGCTCGAAGATTTACTGGACCTGGTACCAGAAGCAGGAGACCCTCGCGTGGTTGATGGAGTTCCTGGAGCGATCCGCCTTCGGCCTGGAAATCTGGTAT
It contains:
- a CDS encoding KTSC domain-containing protein; translation: MPSPLFNQASKKLRTLARQQFSRTTFGRLLQDVEWAAAAPGRAPERIRGIVQRYGNPSPQRMMRELMGTDFGSLVGELHRYAKGDPLSGVIHEFLSSLGPSGKLIKALISGGSAKAGIERELQSAMALIRSFGGEVIPPKAGEWGTTEDAMRGIEAARQRLEGLGYTVIGPGEKRPVRMPETQRRGKQYEVPMSEGRGRRFPADHPIVTGEMVEAQSSNVHSFGYDQRDASLFVRFLGGTRMERGGPGSLYRYANVTPEEFLSLYATRGGGAGDWVWDHLRVRGTVSGHRKDYELVGITGNYVPRKATVMPVPGGGVEEWFIRRQVKTHTGKWRKSALPDEVAVPFGTLGPPQLTGTRGARGPQGPRGPGRG